From the Hordeum vulgare subsp. vulgare chromosome 1H, MorexV3_pseudomolecules_assembly, whole genome shotgun sequence genome, the window acggaaccaacaggtggccaacaagtgtatgacacgggatattggtctgcggtcgttgacatgagcgaacatgtcgagggattgccggaggcgctagatgatgacgatgatggtcattcttctgcgtcttcggaatcagatgatgatgaagttgttcctcctgagaATGCGGTCGCTGTAGCAATCAACCCAGAGTTTTTACAGGTTATGAGCATcaccaatgaatttcactctgttgctggcctagacgcggggagtctggccgttggacagattttcccagataagaaatctgctaaacaagcaatacatagctatgcaattgctatacacaggcaacatagagtgaagcagtctgataaaaaggagttgaagctcatatgaatccatcgcgaagcgggttgccgcggaagagttattgctcgccagaagcctggggtatgtcagccatggcatgtcacaaaaatagagcaacttggttgtgagcaaaccggcactctttcagagcaccgcaacgtgactgcagaatatgtgtcacaggtgatgcaaaccattgtgcaccaaagtcttaatattagtattagggctttgcgtgcaactgcatctgatctgattggtttccctgtcagctatagcaaggctcgtcatgcaaaggaaaagatatttcagaggttgtatggaacctatgaggaggcgtactcttttgcccctagaatgttgcatcagatttcagttgctaatagggggactcaagttttccggaaagaacgtccaaatccattgaacccggacgagcaaatcctggaccgcttattctgggcattcgcccagactatacaagcattcaagcattgtcgtccggttgtatcaattgatggtacatttctcactggaaagtacaagggcacactcttagtggcgatggcagctgatgcaaacaatcaacttcttcctattgcctatgcactagtggagagcgaaaacaaacatagttggctatggttcctgtgttgcctgaagatgggtgtcatcaaagatcgggaaggggtttgcatcatctctgatcgcaacaccggactattaagcgcgcttgagataattaaggcttcacaagatccagattgggggtggcccgatctggagacaaggtggtgcatgaggcatttggcagctaatttttattcgaaattcaaaaacaaagattggttcAAGCTATTCAAGAGGATGTGCATGCAGAAAACTGCAGCAAAAATGAATGCTATCTGGGCAGGTATCAATGGTCAGATCGAGCGCGCATCCCTCCCGGCGAGAGAAGACCGGAGGGGTCGTCGAACAGCAATAAATTTGAGCCAGTGGATTAATGAGAATTGTCCCAATTTGTACAAGTGGGCGCAGTCTCATGACACAGGGGCTAGATACGGTATAATGACAAGCAACATGTCCGAGGTGTACAATGGTGTTCTTAAAGGGTTGAGGGCACTACCTATCACAACACTAATTGATGAAACTTGGAACCGGACTGTGTCATACTTTGCAGATAGAGTCACCGTTGCCAAGGCACTAGTTGACTTGAACAAGACCTGGTCTGAGAAGATGCAAAGACATCTTGATGACAAAGCAAAGAAGTCGCAAAGACATGGGTGCAGGCAGGTAGATGCACTTAGGAATAAATGGGAAGATAGTGTGCGAGCAAAGTTTGTGAAGGGTCACCACAGGGGAGAAAAAAAACAAGCTGTGACGCTTGGCGCAACCTCGTGTGAGTGCACTTGCAACAAGCCCAAGCTTCTGGGATATCCTTGCAGTCACGTATTGCGGGCAGCTGCAGatcaacaaattagtgtcgagccatACGTATCACCATACTTCAACATGCACAATTTGTACAACACTTGGAACGGTGAGTTTTGGGCATGAGGCATTGATACGAACTACAAGCAATTATGGCCAGAAGGCACCACATGGGTTCCAGATCCCGCATTGATGCGAACCAGCAAGGGACGGCGTCAGTCTAGGCATCATCGCAATGACATGGACCACAGCCAGTTGGGAGAACCAAGGCGATGCCGCGTATGTAGGTGTGCTGGTCACCCGCGTAGGGAGTGTCCGTATCGTAACAACAACACTGCGTGATATGTAATCATGCTATGTATTCataatttaatcgtgatgtaatattcggaatatgtattttaatttaatcgtgatgtaatattcggaatatgtattttaatttaatcgtgatgtaatattcagaatatgtattttaatttaatcgtgatgtaatattcgaaatatttaatttttttcatCGTGATTGCAGGTTATGGCTGAAATGCCACAACTTTTGAATGGTTATCACGACAACCACCACCGTTGCCAGCTTTTCATAAATCCAAATCATGAAAATCCTCCTCAGACCTTCCGGCTTCGAACTGTAAAGACGCCCTGGTCAATAGAGAATCGGTTCCTTGAACACCTTGAGGCTTATGGACTCCTACATTTTGCGAACATCGCAGCTCGTCGAGGTAGTTTTACTGCCGACCCATCCCTTTTGACATCCCTCGTTGATAGATGGAGACCGGAGACCCACACATTTCACTTTTGATGTGGAGATCTTGCACCTACTCTAAAAGATGTGTCAATGATCACAGCTTTACCAATTAGAGGTGTGCCAGTGGTACATCCACGAGTTTCTCCTAATTGGCCAGCAGATGTCTCTGCCCGTCTGAGGCTCGAAATGCCCATATCAAATCGTTCTGGTCCGCCTCGAGGTGTCCCACACAGCTGGCTTCGTATTAACTTCGAAATTTTATCTACCCATGCTGATCCTGAGACAACGAAGAGACACTTATTTGCATATTTGTTGTGGCTCTTCGGTGTGATGTTTCCTAATTCTCACGGGGATGTAGTTTTGCCTGGTCTCATCTATTTTGCCGCAAAGATAGTAGACGAACCTTTACCCCAAAATCCACCATATAGTTTGGTTCTGCTTTGCTTTCTCACACATACCGAGTGTTGTGTGATGCCACTCAAAAAACGGCATTCACATCTAAAGCTCCATTACTTTGTGTCTCCTACGAGTTTCTACAGTTGTGGTCCTGGGAATACTTACCTGTAGGACGACCGCAGATAGTAGAACCCGCAACCCCGTACAACTATGGTGAGGGTGTTGTAACTATGTCCACTCGGTGGATGCTGGGTAAAAAAAATGGTCTACTAAAATTGCAAAAAATTGTTACCCCATATACCATGATCAGTTTGAGCTTCTTAACGACTCACTAATAACATGGAACCCGTGGACTGAGGCGCACATTGATATGGTATTTGGTTCGCAACACATGCCAGTGGAATGCGTGAGAGATAGTGCCTTTTGGATGACTCGCTGCAATTTACTCTATCTATGGTTTGTGGAACCGTATAATTCTGACCGTGTCATGAGACAGTTCGGTctatatcaagatattccaccaccggttccaagatgtatcgacgaagaaactcataagtaagtaagatgtgacctagctaaatagatattccatcaactattcttgaattttttttgttaTCTATAATTACAGGATGAGCAATATGGGCAGATCTGGTATGGACTGGAATGCAGAAAACATTGAATGGATAAATCAGTGGAATAATGAAGCTCTACAAAATATAGTGCCTCAGCAACGGTAATTTTACTAATGTTAATTTAATTATGTGCTTATAAAATACAGAATGTGATGTCAATTTAGTAATGTTAATTTATTTATGCAGAACGTACGATGCAACTACGACAGAAGCGTACTATAATTGGTATCGCATGAGCACGCATACTAGACTAACGAGTGAACCACCTACGATGCCAACACATCCAACGCATATGGAACAGTTGCAGAGACGGATGGACACATCATCAGCTTACTATCGTGACTCCGCGGTAATAATCAACATCTTGCTATTCAGGTCCATCATTTCATGAACAATTTAACCAACGaacaatgatttttttcagattgaTATTTGCACCCAAGTACAAGCGATGGCGAGGGAAGGAATGCGAGCCCAGGGAATTGATCCTAAAGGCAGGTCGTGGTTTAAAAAAAATAGCGAATTCGTGAGCACAAGGTTTACGAGATGCGGTACAGAGAACGACGTTGTCACTGCAGCGTACAACATTCCGGAACCGAGGTCAGCTAGACCGAGTGCGGCGCCGTCGTCGTCCATGCGGTGGGGAGAGGGTCGTAATACTACGCCGACACTTCCACGACATGACTCGTCTCTACCAATACATGGACAGACATCACAGGTAAATGCTCCAGATGTAGGTTCGACACCCGAACAGACTCATTTCATGGAGCAGGATGCATATACAGCATATGGCGCACACATTCAAGGATCTCAGCCATATCTGCCCACGCGAGGGATTAGGATGCCCGAGGAGAATCGTTGGGCTGAGACAAGCGAGGGAGCACAAAGCTACAACAGCGGTCAGGTATGTACAATTATAATAAGCAATTACATAACTTCTATTTACACATATTTTTGCTACacacaatttattttaaaaacattttttCGTGGAGCAGGAAATTAATGATCCATCATGGGGAGATGAACATACCCAGCGTGGCGTACAGAAAGAAATACTCACAGAAACCCATGATACTCAATGCACGCTCCCAGGAATGATAAATGATTTTTTCGGGCAGGACGTTATTGGTCCATCTTACATCAATTCTGAGTCACAACCATTCACCTACAATTTAgaatcatcatctcaatatggattTCAGACTCCACCACCTATGCATGAGTCGCAGACACAGGAACACGAGGGACAGTACGGTCGTGGTCTTCGTGAACACAGACCCCCTGATCGATTGTCACCCTCCGGTCGTCGGGCAAGGCCAGCTGGTCGTCGTCGCATAGGGTGATTCGTCTATGTATGTGTGCGAACAATTGCATCTCTCTATGTCAGTTTCAAACTTTCAGATGTACGTACAAGACATCTATGTAGTTtcatgaaataaaagttctcgatatatttgaagttgcttccataaaataagatacataaaataagattcataaaataacatacataaaataacatacataaaataagatacattaagatgtagagttcataaaaaaaactacataaagtcgtcgtcatccttcgacGATGCAGAGCTCTCGCCCTTTGACGAAGCGCTACTCTTGGCTTCGATGATGATGCGctcttggccttcgtcgatgacgcgctcttggtactcggcatgaagatatcgtcttcgtcctcactaTCGTTAATCCATAAgaagggatgttttactccacctccaccgcgtatgtgttggcctttcttcttccatctttcattcaaccgcagaagttctttccgaatctcctcatatgtccttgcaggccaccccttcctagctaatgcgtgggcaacctcattcagtagcgtgtcactactgatgagttcgtcccatgaaactattctattatctatcttgaaattgctagctaagcgcagaagacactcggacataccactatgaaaactacgatcgaaaggataatgagacattttcagcacactccttacccaccttggtctggaggggggtttataggtgcagcagagcgagacgaataactaatggcgggaaaacgaggagggaaagcgaggcgggaaagcgagggcgggaaagcaagggcgggaaagcgaggcgggaacaaaatggcggcaaagctatacgcgggataaaatggcgggaaagcgaggcgggaaataaatggcgggataaaatgaacatacacgtagctgaaattaagatactcaTTGCGGAAATTAAGATACACATTACTGAAAATAAGATACAATTtgccgaaattaagatacaacttgcagaaattaagatacaactaacacaacttaacatacaataaaataaatctactgagtccaacgtggatattttccttttccatcaccagcttcttctgctgccttggcggcacgagccctttctctctttctctccctctcagcttcacgggcctgttcccgctgtctgtaaacctcctccagccgaagtttctcttcttgatttttccttatcatctcatcaagaaaagccctctgctccacacagtaatcttcccactctttcttctgctctgctttctcctctgcttcagccttctcacgacactcttccaagtccaagctagcccatgcacggcgacctctttcacgaatctcagtcaccgcccagtccggcatttccgtgtcaatccaacgatagtacgtgcagagaggaggaggagactaaaggatggatcagattcaagtaaacaataatatcaaataacaataatctggatgacttgagcataccggaggcctgacgtacgcagaaatagattcgggtggatcagattcataattggcgcacatgaaaaacttcatgcccaaccaatctgaaaaatccgtcacctccttcaccttgcagacatctccgcaccaacatcgaactgcttccaccccccgaggcaagcttgcactctgcattttcctaggcctaatgctctgatccgaacaaggcaaactcatactgactgtggaggtgcaggtgctttgaagtctgtctgatggtgaagagagtttcactccctgcctccttttataggctctgCCGGATGTCTACGCGGGAAAAAAGGGCGCGAAAACGAGAAACTGCAGCGGGAAAATTTGGCGGGAAAATAACGCGGGAAAATTAGGCGGGAAACTATTGCACTGCTCGTCCGTTGTTATCGCGTGTACATTCTAAAATAAGtccatatacatccatatgtagtcttgTAGTACGAACTCTTAAAAGACTCTTGTAGTTACTTTTGTATAAATGATATTTTTTTCAAACCATGAAAGAGAATTATGTGTGATCATTATAGAAGATAAAGAAGAAACAAATACAAAGCTCTAAGCGTCATACAAAAAAAAGACCAACTTTACTAAGAGCGTCATTATAGAACCATGAAAGAGAATTATGTGTGATTATACGAACAAGGATTCAAAATCATTTACTTTCATGTAAATGATAGTTGCATTTTAAGTATTAAGATTACATATTATGGCGACCAACGAGAGCATCATCACCAAGTGATTAGTTAGTAATGTTTTCTACTTTATTCCATGGCAGTGTCACTGCTGCGATAGCAATCAAACATTCACTCCCAAAATATTTGATCGAGAGCTAAACCATACTTTCtctataaataaatataaaaaacgcTATTGTAAACAATGTCGACCTAGAGATAAAAGCACACGAAACCACCGTAACGAACAGTGTCGACCAGGAGACAAAGAGTCCCTCTGAAATCGCCGCGGTGAACAATgctgacccgaagatgagagcccCGTGAAACCACGGAAAAAACCGCCCGCCTTCACCGGCGTGGATATCTTGGTTTGGTTCGAGGGATGGGGGATAACCACGGCCCAACAAAATATCCATAGTATATGCCTCCCATGCACTTAGCCATCCGTGCAACTTGCACAATATTTTTATTCAAAAGGATTGCACGGTCCGAACCGGAGCAAGTTGGCAGGAGTAAATTTTGACTGTTTCGTCGGTGGAGAGCG encodes:
- the LOC123413929 gene encoding uncharacterized protein LOC123413929; the protein is MEQDAYTAYGAHIQGSQPYLPTRGIRMPEENRWAETSEGAQSYNSGQEINDPSWGDEHTQRGVQKEILTETHDTQCTLPGMINDFFGQDVIGPSYINSESQPFTYNLESSSQYGFQTPPPMHESQTQEHEGQYGRGLREHRPPDRLSPSGRRARPAGRRRIG